A region of the Peromyscus leucopus breed LL Stock chromosome X, UCI_PerLeu_2.1, whole genome shotgun sequence genome:
tgggaattgaatccatgccctctggaagatcagccagtactcttaactgctaccCCCATCCTTTCAGCTATTCGTTAAACACTGATGTCCAACCATGTTGATTTCAATGATGGATTCTATTTCTAAGCTTTCTAACCAATTCCATTGAGCTATTTGTCTATTCTTATAGAAGTGATAAGACACTGTAATTACAGAAATTCTctagaaagttttcattttcttggtatGGTGTTAGGAGTCCCTTCTCAagtgtcttccttctctctctctttttttttttaaattttattttattttattttttctattacaggcaatttattttgttctattcattcacagttaatacagaaaatacttggaaacatttccatataatgtttgacacagaaatcatcaaatagaagtatacaatgttgacaggaggcagtacatttataatttataaccccaaatgtatttataaattagaaatggaaagatctacaaataaaattatgaaggttcaccaaagtcatttaatctgtcagtttctcattcatttttatgtcttaataatattctattgtatgaataagccacattttatttctctccagtatttgatagctatttgagttgttttaacttttttactattagcaacacactgctgtaaaccttcatgtacatgtttcataggtgcacattttcagtagtttgaggttatattcctaagggtagaattgttgagtaacagagtaacaatgttttgcattttgaccaaccaccaaactgttttgccaaagtggcacaccattttacaatctcaccaaatccttgtttttaaggctctgatttttgtacaaaagcattcaatcattctgtcagaccaaaccaggaaaagtaagctatagttcagagctattctattccatttactatgcaaagccattcttggcgtttgcaactctcagcccttttgagtattcttgcagtgttcaccttttcctccaccacttttttttcttcttttttttctggtttatttctatctattacaaatgtataaaaaatcctccatcaacactCCTTCTCTCTTATTAGCTATTCTTGTGTATTCTTTCACATATGGACTATACCACCACACTGTCTAACTCAGTAAAATGtagatatttttgaaattaaatttatacATCAACTAAgggagaacatttttaaaatgctgagttTGTCAGGGAAAAGTCAGATTTAAATAGCATTGCTCCACAACCCTTACAATGGAATCTGGAGTCCTTATTCAGTCATATCAGGCACATCCACAACTGAATTTTGAACCAAAATACTGGAATATTTACAGATATCCCTAGGAAAGGAACACGGTGATCTTGTAAAAGAGCACAAACAGCAACTTCTTGAATATATTTCACTAACGTTTGTAACATTGTGTGAAATCACCTGCTTTGGATGGGCCAGTCCCTTTATTTGAAGACTGTTTGAGTTTTTCATCACACAAAAGAAGTTCTTGACAGATATGGTATACTTAAACTTTCTTACACCATGAACTACAACAGAAGACAATCATTTTAAGAACATGGGACATGTGTTCAGGAAAGCATGAAGGATGTGTCCCTGAGATTGAAATCCTGGAAGCCTCAAGAATATGTACCACTTCTTTGTTGTTAAGTGTGATAATTTTATCTTAGTCATCAAGTCATTTATCCAAGGACAATGCCATAATGTGTGTGAGATGCTATAGCAAAGTACCGTATTAGGTAGGTGATGAACaacattaattttgttttcttatggttttaatgtttttgcttggaatttttctttatttggctTATTCATATTGTTTTAGAAGCTATCTAATTTAATCAtgctattttctgtttatcaGTGTTGTGTAGTTTTTTTAGAGGGTTTTATGTTCCTGAAGTAGAAGAAAAATTGAGGAGATTTCTGACTCTTTCATGTGTTACAAGATTCTTAATCCCAGACCCCAGAAGTCAGTATACCATTATCAGATGACTATCTCTTACTTGAAGGGAACAGTTTTGAAATCTTTGCCCTAAACTGTACTGCATtctttgattttatgttttctttttcatttttaggcTTACTTCATGACTAGTTTTTCCAAATATGCTTAAGGTCAACTTTAAGTTTTCTTAACCATCTTCCTTCGTGTCTGTCTTGTGAAATTTTGGTGTCTTCGTCTGCCACAAATACAGTGACAGGGTTGAGACAGATCAAGGGCTggaatgtcattcttttttttaatcacaaagaaCTTGGTATTGTAATATTTTCTGTTGTACCACTGTTTTGtagatttatctttttcttcatcatAGCTTATATACTATGGAGGGAAAATACTGGAGTCATGTAGCTAAGTGACCAAAATTGTTTTCTGTTTACTTAATAATGACTTTCTTTGGGGGGGGCagatttttggagacaaggtttctttgtgtagttttggagcctaacctggaacttgctgtgtagaacatgttgaccttgaactcacagagatccacctgcccctgcctcacgagtgctgggattaaaggcatatgccacaacCGCCTGCCTGGCTTACTACCcatttctaatgttttttttttttttatcatatacaTACTTTATACACAAGGGAGGGGGAatagtaagacacacacacacacacacacacacacacacatgcacacctttaTACACTCACAAGTCACTTTCTAATCTGTGTCTATAGTAGATGTATCTAGTGTTGGCTATCTggttcttttattctttcaattTCTACTTTGCAAAGAAGAGACTGCGTATTTTTTCCCAGAGCTTCTAAATATTTCTCCTTCTGATTCAGGTTCACAAAGATGGATACAAAGAACCCAAAGACACTGTTGGATCTCGCTATACAGAGTCTGCTGAGAAATGAGTCTATAGCAATCCAAGCTCTGGAGGATATGCCAAGAGTCTTTTTTGTTCCACTGTTCGTTGCTGCCTTCGAGGGTGGGCATAAGAATATATTGAGTGAGATGGTGAAAGTGTGGCCCTATTACTGTCTCCATATTGGGTCATTAACTGTACAGGAGCCTCAACATGAACTCCTGAAAGCCATGATTGAGAATCTTCCAGTGCGTCCTTCAAGGAACTCTGCTTCTAGGTAAGACTGTATAATAGAAacatggaaagacagaggaggtTATACTACAGCCTGCTACTCTCCCAGAAGGAGAAACAAGTAAATGCTGAAGATTTATGTGTGAGGTTATTGGCTCCAAATTTGGTAACACCTTAAAGACTGATTATAATCAATGTTCATTTTGAAATCTATTACTGAGGTTTCTGTTGATGGGTTTACATAACAGATGTTAACATAAGAGAAAGACAGGAGCTTTAAGACTGGAGGGGATCTAAGGTATATAAAGGATAGGGGGGAGGAGGCTGAATTTTCATGGGAAAGATTTGTTGATAATTAGGACAAGGAGTGTGAGCTATGGACAAAAGAATTGCTTCCTTGATGTCATCATTGATTCTACTCGGTTTCATTATCGTTGGCTATTTCTCAACTATTCTGTTTCCTCTTACCCCTACAGGAGACCTAAACTGAGGATCCTAGATTTAAGACAAGACAACGACTGTAGGACCATATGCCATGATGTCAGCATCAAGgaacctttctgttttcattcttgtACTTATTCTGACAGCTCCATCCTTAAAATAGAAGGGCAGCATCGTTTTGTGAATACAGAGTCCGTGGTTCAGTTCCCCAGGCCTGTAGAGTTACTAGTGGATCTTTCCCTAGATGGCTCCTTAGTGGAAAAGGAATTTTTCGTTTTGCTTACAAGTAAAATTAGGGACAGTTCAGGGTCTTTGCACATATGCTGTCGAGATTTGCAAGTTGATAAACTATGTGACAGCAAATGCACTCTGAAATTTCTTGATCTCAGCTGTGTTGGTCAGTTGTCAATTGATATGGGTTCACTGAGTGATATCACCAATGTCCTGTCTCAGATGGACCACCTAGAGAGCCTCAGTCTGTCTAAAGTCACTTTTAGATCTCTGGGTGggaaactctttaaaaatttccTAGGTCACTTGCAACGTATGAACACCCTTAAGGAAGTCAGCTTCTCTTCATTCTGTCTCACAGGTCATCTGGACAGAGTGCTCAGGTAAGAGTTTGGACCAGGGCCCTGGATTTCCTGGAAGCCTgttgagacaggaaagaaaacatttttgggTATTCCTGAACTCCTGAAAAACTTTTATGCTTTCCACTTTGTTGCTTCTGGGAATTTGAAACTGgagaaagaataacaaaaattaaGCAGCCAGCAATGTACAGACAAGTGtagaaataaaaggggaaaaacacTAGCCTTCTAGATATGAAGAGGAACAGGGATTGAGATGGGGGAAGACTTTTTGCTGTAGCATTGATGCACCTCATCATAGATGCCCATACTTCACAATGTCAGATCACTTTACTGATATGTAATCTCCAAGGCATAGGCCATGAAAGTAGAGGTTGGTATGTAGGGACTGACCAAAGGGAATTTTCAGTTGCCTGCTCTTTCTGAACCCTCCCcactgtagaagtaaccaacagtcttattaaataagaaacacagaaccaatgtaaaagagaaagccgagaggtcagagctcagagctaaaatctcacccttcctcctgcggtgtcccagcttcccgaaagagagctatatcctgtctg
Encoded here:
- the LOC114687384 gene encoding melanoma antigen preferentially expressed in tumors-like codes for the protein MDTKNPKTLLDLAIQSLLRNESIAIQALEDMPRVFFVPLFVAAFEGGHKNILSEMVKVWPYYCLHIGSLTVQEPQHELLKAMIENLPVRPSRNSASRRPKLRILDLRQDNDCRTICHDVSIKEPFCFHSCTYSDSSILKIEGQHRFVNTESVVQFPRPVELLVDLSLDGSLVEKEFFVLLTSKIRDSSGSLHICCRDLQVDKLCDSKCTLKFLDLSCVGQLSIDMGSLSDITNVLSQMDHLESLSLSKVTFRSLGGKLFKNFLGHLQRMNTLKEVSFSSFCLTGHLDRVLRVLPPGLNFLYLTFCDLSLRDFRFLAQNPQVSRLKLLNLSNNPMYWDDFEPFQTLLVNLSGTLRHLEMNHCLINDTTISVLIPALIRCTHLHVLCFAFNPITMPMLVTIMNNLTPLKNLKYVIYPIPIHCYGIWPFQGSIDRRKLAIVQLQLKVMLALAERPDMNWITYLE